In Rutidosis leptorrhynchoides isolate AG116_Rl617_1_P2 unplaced genomic scaffold, CSIRO_AGI_Rlap_v1 contig592, whole genome shotgun sequence, the following are encoded in one genomic region:
- the LOC139884721 gene encoding sucrose transport protein SUC2-like: VTFSIPFALASIYSSSSGGGQGLSLGVLNLAVVIPQMLVSVTSGQLDKVFGGGNMAAFVMGSIAAAITVPLAIFVLPNPPKQASLHLPIAGGH; the protein is encoded by the exons GTGACATTTTCAATCCCTTTTGCATTGGCATCAATCTACAGCTCTTCTAGTGGAGGTGGTCAAG GACTTTCTTTGGGTGTTCTCAATTTGGCTGTCGTCATTCCACAG ATGTTGGTGTCTGTTACGAGTGGACAACTGGATAAAGTGTTTGGAGGAGGAAACATGGCGGCATTTGTAATGGGTTCAATAGCAGCAGCGATAACTGTACCTCTTGCAATCTTCGTGCTACCTAACCCACCAAAGCAAGCTTCCCTTCATCTTCCAATTGCTGGTGGACACTAA